The stretch of DNA ACGGTGGCTCACGCCGCCGCCTTCGACGTGAGCGACCCCGAGGAACTGGCCGTCACGGGCACGGAGGCGGACCTGAAAGAGCGGATCCTCGATCAGCCGGACCTCGTCGAGTCCGGCTTCACGCCGCTGGCGACCGAGCGGGAGACCCCCGCGGGTGCCGTCGACATCTACGGGGAGGACGCGGCGGGCCGGACGGTCGTCGTCGAACTCAAGCGCCGGCGGGTCGGACCCGACGCCGTCGGCCAACTGGACCGCTACGTCACCGCCCTGCGGCGCGACCTCCACGCGGACACGGAGGTACGGGGCATCCTCGTCGCGCCGTCGGTGACCGACCGCGCGCGCCAACTCCTCGCCGAGAAGGGGTTGGCGTTCGTCTCGCTGGAGCCGCCGAGTCAGTAGACGGCCACCCCGCCGTCGGCGTCGACGACGACGCGGTGTCCGCTGTAGGTGAAGGCGACGTGTCCGCTGGCGTCCGACGAGAACAGGGCGTCGACGGCGTCGGGATCGACGGACTCCGTCAGCGGCGGGAGGGCCGCGATCCGCTCGTCGTCGACGGCGGCGACGGCCCTGACGATCGTCGCGGCGAGGGGCTCTGATGGGTCGGCCGTGACGGAGACGAGCGGCGAGTCGGGGGCTGTGTCCGTAGCTGGAGTCATAACCGACGAACGAACGTGACAGATAAAATGGTGTTGCCAAACTAGTTAGTGGCTTTACCTCTCTACGCGCCGTCCAGCCGCTCTTGCAGGTCCGCGAGCGTGTTCATCGCCTCCAGCGGCGTCATCGTCGCCACGTCGGCCTCGCGGAGCGTGCGTGCCACACCGTCGGGCAGTCCGTCGGTCGCCGATCGGTCCTCGGGACCGTGGCCGTCGGTCGCGTGACCCGCCGCGCTCTCTGCGGGGTCGCGGTCGTCCGTCGCCGCGTGGTCGCCGGCGTCGCCGTCCGCCCGGTGTGCGGCCAGCAGGTCCCGCGACCGGTCGACGACCGACTCGGGGACGCCGGCCATCTCGGCCACCTCGACGCCGTAGGAGGCCGCGGCGGCACCGGGCGCGAGTTCGTGGTCGAACACCACCTGCCCGTCCTCGCGGCTGGTCTCGAAGTGGCGGTTCGTCACGCCGGGCAGGTCCGCGGCGGCGTCGGTCAGATCGTGGTGGTGGGTCGCGAACAGGGTGTACGCGCCCACCTCGTCGTGGAGGTGTTCCGTGACCGCGCGGGCGATGGCCAGCCCGTCGGCCGTCGAGGTGCCACGGCCCACCTCGTCCAGCAACACGAGGGAGTCGGCGGTGGCCTCCGAGAGGATCGTCGCCAGCTCCGTCATCTCGATCATGAACGTCGAGCGCCCGCCGGCGATGTCGTCGCTGGCCCCGACCCGCGTGAACACCCGGTCCAGGACCGGCAGGTCGGCCGCGTCGGCCGGGACGAAACTGCCGGCCTGCGCGAGCAGACAGACGAGCGCGACCTGTCGCATGTAGGTCGACTTCCCGCTCATGTTCGGCCCGGTCAGGACCGCGAAGAAGGGGGCCGGTGCGTCGCCGTCATCGGCCTCGCTGGCCGTCACCTCCCCGTCGCCGACCGGTCCGCTCCCCAGGCGGGTGTCGTTTGGCACGAACGCCTCTTCGGTGCGCTCGACGACCGGGTGCCGCCCCGCCGTCACGTCGATGCCGTCGCCGCCGACCGTCGGTCGGCAGTAGTCGTGGCGGGCCGCCACCTCGGCGAACGAGACCAGCACGTCCAGCCGGGCGAGCCGGTCGGCCAGCGCCTGCACCCGCTCGGCCTCGTCGGCGACGGCGTCGCGCACCTCGCAGAACAGGTCGTACTCCAGGTCGTCGGCCTCGCTCTCCGCTCGGAGGATCTCCTCTTCGCGCTCCTTCAGCTCGGGCGTGTAGAACCGCTCGCTGTTCTTCAGGGTCTGGCGGCGCTGGTAGTCGTCGGGGACCGAGTCGAGGTTGGCGTTGGTCACCTCGATGTAGTAGCCGTGGACGGCGTTGTGGCCGACCTTCAGCGAGTCGATGCCGGTCCGCTCGCGCTCCTGCCGTTCGAGGTCGTCGATCCACTCCTTGCCGGACCGCTCGGTCGAGCGCAGTTCGTCCAGGTCGTCGTCGTACCCCTCGCGGATCACGCCGCCCTCCGTCACCTCCTGGGGCGGGTCCGGGCGGACGGCCGCCTCGATCTCCTCGCGCGTCTCGGTCAGGGGGTCCAGCGTCGCGTGCAGGTCCGCGAGCAGGCGGGCGTCGGCGTCGGCGACGGCCTCGCGCACGTCCGGCACGACCGACAGCGTCGCCGCCAGCGAGCGCAGGTCCCGGGCGTTGGCCCGGCCGCGGGAGACCCGGGAGATCAGCCGCTCCAGGTCGTACACCTCCGACAGCAGGTCGTGCAGCCGCTCGCGGGTCGCGGGGTCCCGTTTCAACTCCGCGACGGCCTCGTGGCGAGCGGCGATGCGGTCCTCGTCAAGCAGCGGCCGGCGGAGCCAGTCGGTCAGCTCCCGCCG from Haloarcula litorea encodes:
- the nucS gene encoding endonuclease NucS, with translation MTADSAVETLSYPGPATALDLVERAIDRGAMVTLFGPCTVEYEGRAASSLGPGDRHVTLKPDGAALVHTDEGQQPVNWQPPGCEHAAAVADGSLVVRSERTNPDEELEVAFETVAHAAAFDVSDPEELAVTGTEADLKERILDQPDLVESGFTPLATERETPAGAVDIYGEDAAGRTVVVELKRRRVGPDAVGQLDRYVTALRRDLHADTEVRGILVAPSVTDRARQLLAEKGLAFVSLEPPSQ
- a CDS encoding HalOD1 output domain-containing protein is translated as MTPATDTAPDSPLVSVTADPSEPLAATIVRAVAAVDDERIAALPPLTESVDPDAVDALFSSDASGHVAFTYSGHRVVVDADGGVAVY
- the mutS gene encoding DNA mismatch repair protein MutS; translation: MDAALGPPEQMAEVDDDLTPMMAQYFELCERYDDALVLFQVGDFYEAFCAAAERVARLCEITLTQREDSTGEYPMAGIPIDNAESYIETLLDAGYRVAVADQVEDPDEVSGVVERAVTRIVTPGTLTEDELLGGADNNYVAALAAGDGEYGLALVDVSTGDCYATSVAGETAAADELSRFGPAEAIVGPDADVDEEAVFGPACLVSEYDPEAFDRERADERIERYFGPPERLLAGTAERRACGALLAYAEYTRGSAGAVGPDGEPVDPDVDPEGTLDYLNHLTRYDPREYMLLDAVAVESLELFERRAVRGHENLTLVDTLDETACALGRRELTDWLRRPLLDEDRIAARHEAVAELKRDPATRERLHDLLSEVYDLERLISRVSRGRANARDLRSLAATLSVVPDVREAVADADARLLADLHATLDPLTETREEIEAAVRPDPPQEVTEGGVIREGYDDDLDELRSTERSGKEWIDDLERQERERTGIDSLKVGHNAVHGYYIEVTNANLDSVPDDYQRRQTLKNSERFYTPELKEREEEILRAESEADDLEYDLFCEVRDAVADEAERVQALADRLARLDVLVSFAEVAARHDYCRPTVGGDGIDVTAGRHPVVERTEEAFVPNDTRLGSGPVGDGEVTASEADDGDAPAPFFAVLTGPNMSGKSTYMRQVALVCLLAQAGSFVPADAADLPVLDRVFTRVGASDDIAGGRSTFMIEMTELATILSEATADSLVLLDEVGRGTSTADGLAIARAVTEHLHDEVGAYTLFATHHHDLTDAAADLPGVTNRHFETSREDGQVVFDHELAPGAAAASYGVEVAEMAGVPESVVDRSRDLLAAHRADGDAGDHAATDDRDPAESAAGHATDGHGPEDRSATDGLPDGVARTLREADVATMTPLEAMNTLADLQERLDGA